One genomic segment of Catalinimonas alkaloidigena includes these proteins:
- a CDS encoding VPS10 domain-containing protein, with protein MRTFFHYTTALLLCLLLFHPLIGQRNRANSSFETPMTASTFEGLELRNIGPAFMSGRIADLAIHPEDPSTWYIAVGSGGVWKTVNAGTTFEPIFDEQNLYSIGCLSIDPSDSDIIWVGTGENVGGRHVGYGDGVYRSEDGGQSWQNMGLPNSEHISKIIVHPENSDIVWVAAQGPLWNKGGDRGLYKTTDGGKSWKRTLGDDAWTGVTDLLIDPRNPDQLYAATWQRHRTVAAYMGGGPGTGIYRSTDGGESWEELANGLPESDMGKIGLAISPQQPDIVYAAIELDRGTGGIFRSADRGSSWEKRSDVVSGGTGPHYYQELYASPHQFERIYLADATMQVSDDGGKTFTNLNTQFRHGDNHALTFKKDDPDYLLIGTDGGVYESFDLGKTWRYMQNLPLTQFYKIALDDTEPFYKIYGGTQDNGSQGGPSRTDNVQGIQNADWKLVLNWDGHQPATEPGNPNIVYAERQQGALSRLDMKTGEVIDIQPQPSADEDYERFNWDSPILVSSHDPARIYFASQRVWRSNNRGDEWEAISGDLTKDQERIELPIMDKTQSWDAAWDVGAMSNYNTITSLAESPVQEGTVYAGTDDGIVQVTEDGGQNWRRIDVGSMPGVPATAFVNDIKADLHDANTVYVALDNHKYGDFSPYLVKSTDRGRSWQSIRGDLPDRTLVWRLVQDHVKPELMFAATEFGVYFTVDGGERWIKLEGGVPTISFRDLAIHKRENDLVAASFGRGIYILDDYTALRGVSEQQLMAEATLFPARKALWYIPRSDIDFEDKKGSLGDAHFVAPNPDFGATFTYYLKDGLKTREDVRVENEKTLKQEEQAIPFPGWDAVEAERREQAPQILLSIQDSNGNTIRRIEGPVTSGFHRVAWDLRYPAPEPLQMNSEAGESQGMMAAPGTYTASLSKKVDGEVTALSEPITFEVEPLYDGTLEGAPASQVAEFWRAYEDTYRAVSAIGISLDNALTKAERLQLALERSTTAPGEFDAQMYSLRQSLMDLDEELNGNRAKQDIGEKTKPTISERLFAVERGISHSTYGPTPTHQQNLAIVKEQLQNIQNKLKSAQSQIAQISAELMENGAPWVEGEALPPVGPEKN; from the coding sequence ACCGTAAATGCCGGGACCACTTTTGAGCCTATTTTTGACGAACAAAATTTGTATTCTATTGGCTGCCTCAGCATAGATCCTTCCGATTCTGATATCATCTGGGTAGGCACTGGTGAAAATGTTGGAGGCCGCCATGTGGGCTATGGAGATGGCGTTTACCGCTCTGAGGACGGAGGCCAGAGCTGGCAAAATATGGGACTGCCAAATTCTGAGCATATTTCTAAAATTATTGTTCACCCTGAGAATTCAGATATTGTCTGGGTAGCTGCCCAGGGGCCCCTTTGGAATAAGGGAGGAGATCGTGGCCTCTACAAAACTACCGATGGCGGTAAGAGTTGGAAGAGAACATTAGGTGATGATGCATGGACAGGGGTTACTGACTTGCTCATTGACCCTCGGAACCCTGACCAACTGTATGCCGCGACCTGGCAACGGCATCGTACCGTAGCCGCTTATATGGGTGGTGGTCCGGGCACCGGCATTTACCGCTCCACCGACGGAGGCGAAAGCTGGGAAGAACTGGCTAACGGTCTGCCCGAATCGGATATGGGTAAGATCGGCCTGGCAATTTCCCCACAACAACCCGATATTGTCTATGCTGCCATAGAGCTTGATCGGGGCACAGGAGGAATTTTTCGCTCTGCCGACCGAGGAAGTAGTTGGGAGAAAAGATCTGATGTGGTTTCTGGTGGCACCGGCCCACATTATTATCAGGAACTCTATGCTTCTCCTCATCAGTTTGAACGGATTTACCTGGCTGATGCTACCATGCAGGTTTCAGACGATGGAGGAAAAACTTTTACCAATCTCAACACACAATTTCGTCACGGCGATAACCATGCCCTTACTTTCAAAAAAGATGATCCTGACTACCTCTTGATTGGCACCGATGGTGGGGTTTACGAAAGCTTTGACCTGGGCAAAACCTGGCGTTATATGCAGAATTTACCCCTCACTCAGTTTTATAAAATTGCGCTGGACGATACAGAGCCTTTCTACAAGATCTATGGTGGTACCCAGGACAACGGTTCTCAGGGTGGTCCATCACGTACCGATAATGTGCAGGGCATCCAGAATGCTGATTGGAAACTGGTACTCAACTGGGATGGCCACCAACCTGCCACTGAGCCTGGCAACCCCAATATTGTATATGCCGAACGGCAGCAGGGAGCACTTTCCCGCCTGGACATGAAAACCGGTGAAGTTATTGACATTCAGCCGCAACCTAGTGCCGATGAGGACTACGAACGCTTCAACTGGGATTCTCCCATCCTGGTAAGTTCGCATGATCCGGCCAGAATTTATTTTGCCTCACAGCGAGTTTGGAGGTCCAACAATCGGGGTGACGAATGGGAAGCCATTTCAGGTGATTTGACTAAGGATCAGGAACGCATAGAATTGCCTATTATGGACAAAACCCAAAGTTGGGATGCTGCCTGGGATGTTGGGGCCATGTCTAACTACAACACCATTACTTCTTTGGCAGAATCTCCTGTGCAGGAAGGAACTGTATACGCTGGTACGGATGATGGTATTGTACAAGTGACAGAAGATGGAGGTCAGAACTGGCGTAGAATAGATGTAGGGAGCATGCCCGGTGTGCCTGCGACAGCTTTTGTCAACGATATTAAAGCAGACCTACACGATGCCAATACCGTTTATGTGGCTCTGGACAATCACAAATATGGTGACTTTTCACCTTATCTGGTTAAAAGTACAGACCGGGGAAGAAGCTGGCAGTCCATCCGGGGAGACCTGCCCGACCGCACACTGGTATGGCGACTCGTACAGGATCATGTAAAACCTGAACTCATGTTTGCTGCTACTGAGTTTGGTGTCTACTTTACCGTAGATGGCGGGGAGCGCTGGATAAAACTGGAAGGTGGCGTACCTACTATTTCATTTAGAGATCTCGCGATTCATAAAAGAGAGAATGACCTGGTGGCGGCTTCTTTTGGCAGAGGTATTTATATTCTGGATGATTATACTGCCCTGCGTGGTGTATCTGAGCAGCAACTGATGGCCGAAGCTACCCTCTTTCCTGCCCGAAAAGCTTTGTGGTATATTCCTCGCTCCGACATTGACTTTGAGGACAAAAAAGGTTCTTTGGGTGATGCTCATTTCGTAGCGCCCAACCCTGACTTCGGAGCCACTTTCACTTATTATCTCAAAGATGGGCTTAAGACACGTGAAGATGTCCGCGTAGAAAATGAAAAAACACTGAAACAGGAAGAGCAGGCGATTCCTTTTCCCGGCTGGGATGCGGTAGAAGCTGAGCGGAGAGAGCAAGCTCCTCAGATTTTACTTAGCATTCAGGACAGCAATGGTAATACCATTCGTCGTATTGAAGGGCCTGTTACCTCTGGCTTCCATAGAGTCGCCTGGGATCTTCGCTACCCTGCTCCCGAGCCTTTACAAATGAATAGTGAAGCCGGAGAGAGCCAGGGAATGATGGCTGCTCCCGGTACTTATACGGCTTCGCTTTCAAAAAAAGTAGATGGTGAAGTTACAGCACTTTCTGAACCCATCACTTTCGAAGTAGAACCTCTGTATGATGGAACGCTTGAGGGCGCTCCTGCCAGTCAGGTGGCTGAGTTCTGGAGAGCGTACGAGGATACATACCGGGCAGTGAGTGCCATAGGGATTTCGCTAGACAATGCCCTGACCAAAGCTGAGCGTTTGCAGTTAGCGCTGGAACGCTCTACTACTGCCCCCGGTGAGTTTGATGCGCAAATGTATAGTCTGCGTCAGTCGCTGATGGACCTGGATGAAGAGCTAAACGGTAATCGTGCCAAGCAGGATATTGGAGAAAAAACCAAGCCTACCATTAGCGAACGACTTTTTGCTGTAGAAAGAGGGATCAGCCATTCTACTTATGGCCCGACGCCTACCCATCAGCAAAACCTGGCTATTGTTAAAGAGCAATTGCAGAACATTCAGAATAAGCTCAAATCAGCACAGAGCCAGATAGCGCAAATATCCGCTGAACTTATGGAGAATGGAGCTCCCTGGGTAGAAGGTGAAGCCCTCCCGCCAGTAGGGCCTGAGAAAAACTGA